One segment of Nostoc flagelliforme CCNUN1 DNA contains the following:
- a CDS encoding IS701 family transposase, with protein sequence MDVELQILKHLARDAHPTVATIDEYCAEYKDLFKEVRNYECFKYLHLGIMSQIKRKSLPEIAKVVSINSAQSLHHFLANSDWSLDKLKQRRLNKLKKVLDGNAITVVIDETGDRKKGKKTDYVARQYLGSVGKVDNGIVSVNAYGVYSNITFPLTVKVFKPKGTLKAEDKYKTKIELASEIITELIDSGFNIKLVLADSLYGESSQFIRKLAEYKLDYVVAIRSNHGVWLPAEQSIRANKWCKFNRTFSNEKSESRYIREIIYGKKRAISYWEITTDPETMPENSTSFVMTNLQGNLKKILGDLYGLRTWVEYGFRQCKQELGWTDYRFTNFQHIERWWEIIFCVYTMISLSSPALLGLNKSRQIETEVQENNDVDFSNHPQWNHEYGWKNTLNNLRLIIQPLLLFWLIYPWLGIFPNSQLLLGFNHLIAAMNQFKPGYASG encoded by the coding sequence ATGGATGTAGAATTACAAATCTTGAAACATTTGGCAAGAGATGCTCACCCAACAGTTGCTACCATAGATGAATATTGTGCAGAGTATAAAGACCTGTTTAAAGAAGTAAGAAATTATGAATGCTTCAAATATTTACATCTGGGAATAATGTCACAAATTAAAAGAAAATCATTGCCAGAGATAGCGAAAGTTGTAAGTATAAACTCCGCACAATCATTACATCATTTTCTAGCCAATTCAGATTGGTCATTAGATAAATTAAAACAGCGAAGATTAAATAAACTCAAAAAAGTACTAGATGGAAATGCGATTACAGTAGTAATAGATGAAACAGGAGATAGAAAAAAAGGTAAAAAGACTGATTATGTAGCAAGACAATATCTAGGAAGTGTGGGGAAAGTGGATAATGGGATAGTTTCAGTCAATGCCTATGGAGTTTACTCGAATATAACATTTCCTTTAACTGTAAAAGTATTCAAACCGAAAGGGACACTAAAAGCAGAGGATAAATATAAAACTAAAATAGAGTTGGCATCAGAAATTATTACTGAATTAATTGACTCAGGCTTTAATATTAAATTAGTACTAGCAGATAGTTTATATGGTGAAAGTAGCCAGTTTATTAGAAAACTAGCTGAATATAAATTAGATTATGTCGTAGCAATAAGAAGTAATCATGGAGTCTGGCTTCCAGCAGAGCAGAGCATTAGGGCGAATAAGTGGTGTAAATTTAACAGAACATTTAGCAATGAAAAGTCAGAAAGTAGATACATTAGGGAAATAATTTATGGTAAAAAAAGAGCCATAAGTTACTGGGAAATAACTACTGACCCAGAAACCATGCCAGAGAATTCTACTTCTTTTGTGATGACAAATCTTCAAGGTAATCTCAAGAAAATTTTAGGAGATTTATATGGATTAAGAACCTGGGTAGAATATGGTTTCCGACAGTGTAAACAGGAACTAGGTTGGACAGATTATCGTTTCACCAATTTTCAACATATTGAGAGATGGTGGGAAATTATTTTTTGTGTTTACACAATGATCAGTTTAAGTTCTCCAGCCTTGTTAGGCTTGAATAAATCTCGTCAAATTGAAACTGAGGTACAAGAAAATAATGATGTTGATTTTTCTAATCATCCACAATGGAACCATGAATACGGATGGAAGAATACTTTAAATAATCTGCGTCTCATTATCCAACCACTCTTACTATTTTGGTTGATTTATCCCTGGTTAGGTATTTTCCCTAATTCACAGTTATTGCTAGGATTCAATCATTTAATTGCTGCAATGAATCAATTTAAACCTGGTTATGCTTCTGGATAA
- the hetR gene encoding heterocyst differentiation master regulator HetR, with protein sequence MSNDIDLIKRLDPSAMDQIMLYLAFSAMRTSGHRHGAFLDAAATAAKCAIYMTYLEQGQNLRMTGHLHHLEPKRVKIIVEEVRQALTEGKLLKMLGSQEPRYLIQLPYVWLEKYPWQPGRSRVPGTSLTSEEKRQIEQKLPSNLPDAQLVSSFEFLDLIEFLHRRSQEDLPPEHQMPLSEALGEHIKRRLLYSGTVTRIDSPWGMPFYALTRPFYAPADDQERTYIMVEDTARYFRMMKNWAERRRNAMRLLEELDILPEKMEQAMEELDEVIRAWADKYHQDGGIPVILQTVFGERED encoded by the coding sequence ATGAGTAACGACATAGATCTGATCAAACGTCTTGACCCCAGTGCGATGGATCAGATCATGCTTTATCTGGCTTTTAGTGCCATGCGGACGAGTGGGCACAGGCATGGGGCATTTTTAGACGCAGCCGCAACAGCAGCAAAGTGTGCAATTTACATGACCTATCTTGAGCAGGGGCAAAACCTGCGGATGACAGGGCATTTGCACCACCTGGAGCCGAAACGGGTAAAAATTATTGTAGAAGAAGTCAGACAGGCTCTAACAGAAGGCAAACTATTAAAGATGCTGGGTTCTCAGGAACCGCGCTATTTAATTCAATTGCCTTATGTCTGGCTAGAAAAGTATCCTTGGCAACCGGGGCGATCGCGCGTTCCTGGTACCAGTCTGACAAGTGAAGAAAAAAGGCAAATTGAGCAAAAACTGCCCAGTAATTTACCTGATGCTCAGTTAGTTAGCTCTTTTGAGTTTCTGGATTTGATTGAGTTTTTGCACAGGCGATCGCAAGAAGACTTGCCACCCGAACACCAAATGCCTTTGAGTGAAGCCTTGGGTGAGCATATCAAGCGTCGTCTGCTCTACTCAGGAACGGTAACACGCATTGATTCTCCTTGGGGAATGCCCTTCTACGCTCTTACCCGTCCTTTTTATGCCCCCGCAGACGATCAAGAACGCACTTACATCATGGTAGAAGATACCGCTCGGTATTTCCGCATGATGAAAAATTGGGCAGAACGGCGGCGAAATGCCATGCGCTTGCTTGAAGAACTTGATATCCTTCCAGAAAAAATGGAGCAGGCTATGGAAGAATTAGATGAAGTTATCCGTGCCTGGGCAGATAAATATCACCAAGACGGGGGTATTCCAGTAATTTTACAGACAGTTTTTGGCGAAAGAGAAGACTAG
- a CDS encoding EamA family transporter has product MGRFEKQPENPRVRGELSRAAENALWAVVEDLENLQQNVLRGLQEDVKRLQSEKNRLSDDIQSLLEEKEHLQQVRQITEQQVLIRQLAEVLAKHISSQLQSSLATLANQTIEGKSYDQAALKSAEVSSNVVGEINEKVEHMFDSLDDTVTITFNSLQQELKNYQSNLSQQLSRMYSQQQQGETILAEFVNRLHGELEKTIEEASRKPATAGTPTVLQFTEPEKNSSFETSPPQVGEVVRNSPEPISAIPNKFSPRETTSEPTVVKENAANPVSVPNKDLSQRETTSQPPVLRENVANIISITSKDSSQTETKSEPTVVRENAANPISVPSKDLSQTETKSEPNAAVVPPPKESAAEPISVLNKDLPENETTSEPPTVSVPQPEAIQPLRRRNAAESISLLRKNVSQSKAKSPPSTALEPKPEAKPPQSRSRNSSGLSPIQIGFWLIVLSAVLSSLYNVAIKIIFDEGSQIFGVLEVERLLPPTLGNTFLILTLRFMVVVPLMVLLSPILHPSLWQDLENLANSVRGNPTPANADTKQTLLLSVVSGCFLFLSQVLIYTAIAQVPTGMAIALFFVYPMLSGLLSRLLFGARLGIFRIGAIAAICCGELLVLAGSPSIGMSNTSMGSSTAILSGVAFAAYIFLTGHCASKLHPVTFTLINFATMLLLSFICLMLPLPSDWNLVVDPSKMLELVLSAFILGVLTLAGYLLNNVGISKLGPSRSALIGASIPVLTVIFAGLIIQENLHIVQILGVLLVTFGAAAFSFETMRNKVKPSSPRN; this is encoded by the coding sequence ATGGGGCGATTCGAGAAGCAACCAGAAAACCCGAGAGTCAGAGGCGAGCTATCCAGAGCAGCAGAAAATGCTCTTTGGGCTGTAGTTGAAGACTTAGAAAATCTTCAGCAGAATGTCCTCAGAGGATTGCAGGAAGACGTAAAGCGGCTTCAGTCAGAAAAAAACCGGTTATCTGATGACATTCAAAGCTTGCTAGAGGAAAAAGAGCATTTACAACAAGTGCGCCAAATTACTGAGCAGCAAGTGTTAATTCGGCAACTGGCAGAAGTTCTGGCAAAGCATATATCTTCACAACTGCAATCCTCTCTGGCAACTTTAGCTAACCAAACCATAGAGGGCAAGTCTTACGATCAAGCTGCGCTTAAGTCGGCTGAAGTAAGCAGCAATGTAGTAGGTGAAATCAATGAAAAAGTCGAACACATGTTTGACAGCTTGGATGACACCGTTACTATTACCTTTAACTCGCTGCAACAGGAGCTGAAGAACTATCAAAGTAATCTTTCCCAACAGTTGTCACGGATGTACAGCCAGCAGCAGCAAGGGGAAACGATTTTGGCGGAGTTTGTTAATCGCCTGCATGGAGAACTAGAAAAAACTATAGAAGAAGCTTCACGCAAACCAGCAACAGCAGGTACACCTACTGTTTTGCAATTTACCGAGCCAGAGAAAAACAGTTCTTTTGAGACATCCCCGCCACAAGTTGGCGAAGTAGTAAGAAATTCCCCTGAGCCAATTTCCGCGATCCCCAATAAATTTTCACCAAGGGAAACGACATCAGAGCCGACTGTTGTTAAAGAAAACGCCGCAAACCCAGTTTCTGTCCCCAATAAAGACTTATCCCAAAGGGAAACAACATCACAGCCACCGGTTCTTAGAGAAAACGTCGCTAACATAATTTCTATCACCAGTAAAGACTCGTCCCAAACGGAAACTAAATCAGAGCCGACTGTTGTTAGAGAAAACGCCGCCAACCCAATTTCTGTACCTAGCAAAGACTTGTCCCAAACGGAAACTAAATCAGAGCCGAATGCTGCTGTAGTTCCGCCACCAAAGGAAAGCGCTGCTGAACCAATTTCTGTCCTCAATAAGGACTTACCGGAAAACGAAACTACATCAGAGCCTCCGACTGTATCTGTGCCACAGCCGGAAGCAATACAACCTTTACGAAGGAGAAACGCTGCTGAATCAATTTCTCTCCTCCGCAAGAACGTGTCACAGAGCAAAGCTAAATCCCCGCCTTCTACTGCTCTAGAGCCAAAGCCAGAAGCAAAACCTCCACAATCGCGATCGCGTAATTCCTCAGGTTTATCCCCGATCCAAATCGGTTTCTGGCTGATTGTCTTATCGGCAGTGTTATCGTCGCTTTACAACGTAGCCATCAAGATAATTTTCGACGAAGGTTCCCAGATTTTTGGAGTATTAGAGGTAGAGCGCTTGCTGCCGCCCACTTTGGGCAATACTTTCTTAATTTTGACCCTACGGTTCATGGTAGTAGTACCATTGATGGTATTGTTGTCTCCGATACTGCATCCCAGTTTGTGGCAAGACTTGGAAAACTTGGCTAACTCAGTCCGAGGAAATCCCACACCTGCTAATGCCGATACGAAGCAGACTTTGCTGTTGTCAGTTGTGAGTGGGTGCTTTTTGTTTTTATCTCAGGTGCTCATATACACTGCGATCGCTCAAGTCCCAACTGGAATGGCGATCGCACTGTTCTTTGTATATCCAATGCTTAGTGGTCTATTGTCAAGGCTTCTGTTTGGCGCTCGCCTTGGCATATTCCGCATCGGTGCGATCGCCGCTATTTGCTGCGGTGAATTGTTGGTTTTGGCCGGTTCTCCCAGCATAGGTATGAGTAATACTTCAATGGGAAGCAGCACCGCTATTCTTTCAGGCGTGGCTTTTGCTGCCTACATATTTCTGACGGGGCATTGTGCTAGCAAACTGCATCCTGTGACTTTTACTTTAATTAACTTCGCTACCATGTTGCTGTTGAGCTTTATCTGCTTGATGCTACCTTTACCAAGCGATTGGAACTTGGTAGTTGACCCCTCTAAGATGCTGGAACTGGTTTTAAGTGCATTTATTTTGGGTGTGTTGACTCTTGCCGGCTATTTGCTGAATAATGTTGGTATTAGTAAACTAGGCCCCTCACGATCAGCGCTCATCGGTGCTAGCATCCCAGTTTTAACCGTGATTTTCGCTGGGTTAATCATTCAAGAAAATTTGCATATTGTGCAAATTCTGGGAGTGTTGTTAGTAACCTTTGGCGCAGCTGCTTTCAGCTTTGAAACAATGCGAAATAAGGTTAAACCCTCTAGTCCCAGGAATTAA
- a CDS encoding inorganic phosphate transporter → MLITLVTVALLAFYVAWNLGANDVANAMGTSVGSKAVTLKQAIIIAGILEFTGAVLFGHEVTETLATKIANPALFAATPQIFVVGMVTVLISCGVWLQIATSRGLPVSSSHAVVGAIAGFSWVALGIGAIDWSSIGLITIGWVLTPLISGAIAALFYSQIKYWILDQPNQVVQLQEWIPWLSTLLLGVFGVIVLPSLTQPLTNFVIELGFNIPAYDIPLLTGAVAAVGLTIISWRQLEDLGEVKEKFPPQTQELPSIQNPVERLFGRFQLLSACFVAFAHGSNDVGNAIAPLAAIIYINRTGSVPTDGITIPIWILILGGAGIVGGLAVWGKKVIATIGENIIALQPSSGFCAELATATTILIASRLGLPVSTSHALVGGVVGIGLVQNIKSIKFQTLKGIAAAWLITIPVSAVLSAAIFSIARILFL, encoded by the coding sequence ATGCTTATTACCCTAGTTACAGTCGCCCTACTAGCTTTTTACGTCGCCTGGAATCTCGGAGCAAATGATGTTGCTAACGCGATGGGAACCTCTGTAGGTTCCAAAGCTGTTACCCTCAAACAAGCGATAATAATTGCTGGGATATTAGAATTCACGGGTGCTGTATTGTTTGGTCATGAGGTAACGGAAACTCTCGCAACGAAAATTGCTAATCCCGCCTTGTTCGCAGCTACACCCCAAATATTCGTTGTTGGGATGGTAACGGTATTAATTTCCTGTGGTGTGTGGTTGCAAATTGCCACATCACGCGGTTTACCTGTATCCTCTTCTCATGCGGTTGTTGGTGCGATCGCTGGATTTAGCTGGGTAGCTTTAGGAATAGGTGCAATTGATTGGTCATCAATTGGCTTGATCACCATTGGCTGGGTTTTAACGCCATTAATTAGTGGTGCGATCGCCGCTTTATTCTACAGTCAAATAAAGTACTGGATTTTAGATCAACCCAATCAAGTAGTGCAGTTACAAGAATGGATTCCCTGGTTGAGTACTCTACTGCTAGGTGTATTCGGTGTAATTGTATTACCATCACTGACTCAACCGCTAACCAATTTTGTAATTGAGCTTGGTTTCAACATCCCCGCTTACGATATTCCACTGTTAACCGGTGCAGTAGCAGCAGTTGGACTCACAATCATTAGTTGGCGACAATTGGAAGATTTGGGGGAAGTGAAGGAAAAATTTCCACCCCAGACTCAGGAATTACCATCAATCCAAAATCCCGTTGAGCGTTTATTCGGTCGATTTCAACTATTAAGTGCTTGCTTTGTCGCCTTTGCTCATGGTTCTAATGATGTAGGAAATGCGATCGCTCCTTTAGCTGCGATCATCTACATTAATCGCACTGGTAGCGTACCGACAGATGGTATCACTATCCCCATTTGGATTTTAATCCTTGGTGGTGCTGGTATTGTTGGTGGTTTAGCTGTCTGGGGTAAAAAAGTCATCGCCACTATTGGCGAAAACATTATTGCCTTACAACCTAGTAGTGGATTTTGTGCCGAACTTGCTACTGCTACCACCATCCTCATCGCCTCCCGGCTAGGTTTACCAGTCTCCACTTCCCACGCTCTCGTCGGCGGTGTAGTCGGTATTGGACTAGTGCAAAATATCAAGTCGATTAAGTTTCAAACACTAAAAGGCATTGCCGCCGCATGGCTAATTACAATCCCCGTGAGTGCTGTCCTTAGCGCTGCCATCTTTAGCATCGCCCGGATTTTATTTCTCTAA
- the dacB gene encoding D-alanyl-D-alanine carboxypeptidase/D-alanyl-D-alanine endopeptidase: MKLKAFNQPLGVLLIFLTSQIGFSFIAKAQTQVAPTTTTKSICSTQLGTAIDAVINRPLFSRVRWGILVQPLSTGPILYSRDAQKYFTPASNLKLLTTAAALQQLGANFRIRTSIYQNGNGVLRVVGRGDPSLTDTQLQTLAQQLKQKGISQIQRLIADDSYIQGDIVNPTWQWEDVQSDYGAPVSSFILNQNIFSLKLVPQAVGKSLQVVWIDPGEARQWRIINQSVTVAQNQPSYVNVTRELSGTGLRIQGQLTTNSEPSLIDLPIVDPNYYFLRRFRAALATEKIPLGQISVANGGVNQEEIAFVESPPLSELLAETNLNSNNLYAEALLRALAVKKPRVNQTSADVGLEVVKASLTQLGVDPANYILVDGSGLSRRNLVTPEALVQTLQGIARTPTAYIYRASLPVAGRSGTLKGRFQNTSAEGIVQAKTGTLTGAISLSGYMNAPKYEPLVFSIIVNQSEQPATVVRQAIDEIVVFLTQLQRC, encoded by the coding sequence GTGAAACTTAAGGCTTTCAATCAACCACTGGGTGTTTTGTTAATATTTTTGACTAGCCAGATAGGATTTAGTTTTATTGCGAAAGCACAAACCCAAGTCGCGCCAACAACCACTACAAAATCAATTTGCTCTACCCAACTGGGAACAGCTATAGATGCTGTAATCAATCGTCCCTTATTTAGTCGGGTGCGCTGGGGAATTTTAGTGCAACCCCTGTCAACGGGGCCAATTCTTTACAGTCGAGATGCTCAGAAATACTTTACTCCCGCGTCTAACCTCAAATTGCTAACAACAGCAGCTGCATTGCAGCAATTGGGTGCTAATTTTCGGATTCGCACCTCTATTTATCAAAATGGCAATGGTGTCTTACGGGTTGTCGGTAGGGGAGATCCCAGCTTAACTGATACTCAACTGCAAACATTAGCACAACAGCTAAAACAGAAAGGTATTAGTCAAATTCAGCGATTGATAGCTGATGATAGTTATATTCAAGGTGATATTGTTAACCCCACCTGGCAATGGGAAGATGTGCAGTCAGACTATGGCGCACCAGTCAGCAGCTTTATTCTAAATCAAAATATTTTTAGCTTAAAACTTGTACCGCAGGCTGTAGGTAAATCTTTACAAGTGGTGTGGATTGATCCTGGCGAAGCGAGACAGTGGCGGATAATCAATCAGTCAGTAACCGTTGCCCAAAATCAACCAAGCTACGTCAATGTTACCCGTGAATTATCAGGAACAGGATTACGAATTCAAGGACAACTGACAACGAATTCTGAACCGTCTTTAATAGATTTGCCTATAGTTGACCCTAATTATTACTTCTTACGGCGCTTCCGTGCAGCTTTGGCAACAGAAAAAATTCCTTTGGGACAAATATCAGTAGCAAATGGTGGTGTTAATCAAGAGGAAATAGCATTTGTAGAGTCGCCACCTTTATCTGAATTATTAGCAGAGACAAATCTAAATAGTAATAATCTTTATGCTGAAGCACTTCTAAGAGCATTAGCTGTGAAAAAACCCAGAGTGAATCAGACTAGCGCTGATGTAGGCTTGGAAGTTGTCAAAGCAAGTTTAACTCAATTGGGAGTTGATCCAGCAAATTATATTTTAGTAGATGGTTCGGGTTTATCACGGCGTAACTTAGTGACACCAGAAGCTTTGGTACAAACTTTGCAAGGGATAGCAAGAACACCAACAGCATATATATATCGCGCATCTTTACCCGTGGCGGGTAGAAGTGGAACCTTGAAGGGACGCTTTCAAAACACATCTGCTGAGGGCATTGTGCAAGCAAAAACAGGTACCTTAACGGGTGCAATTTCTCTATCTGGATATATGAATGCGCCTAAATATGAGCCGTTGGTTTTTAGTATTATCGTGAATCAATCGGAACAACCTGCAACAGTAGTCCGGCAGGCAATTGATGAAATTGTTGTATTTTTAACACAGTTGCAGCGTTGTTAA
- a CDS encoding PIN domain-containing protein — protein MSVEKAMKLQERITAAFPEAMVEVPNGLAEIMTNHPGDHHVLAAAVTAKVDIIVTSNLRHFQAKDLARWEIEAQHPDTFLTHLYDLDPDSILQIIQRWSSDLKKPPLTFVELLDLLNKEVPIFASKVLWHEYSQSVFQTAKKALDKLGKVALEGGLYFEGERYRLWQNRGVLTITTKDNRGEILRLQNGKIQGKLSSADIKAFQKFEQSLETELEQAKTYKSQI, from the coding sequence ATGTCAGTTGAGAAAGCAATGAAGTTGCAGGAAAGAATTACAGCAGCCTTTCCAGAAGCAATGGTGGAAGTGCCAAATGGATTAGCTGAAATTATGACAAATCACCCTGGCGATCACCATGTTCTGGCTGCTGCTGTCACAGCTAAGGTTGATATAATTGTCACCTCGAATCTCAGGCATTTTCAAGCCAAGGATCTGGCTCGTTGGGAAATAGAAGCGCAACACCCGGATACCTTTCTTACTCACCTTTACGATCTTGACCCAGACTCCATACTTCAAATAATACAACGATGGTCTTCAGATTTAAAAAAGCCACCGTTGACTTTTGTCGAGCTACTTGATCTGCTCAACAAAGAAGTACCAATATTCGCCAGTAAGGTTTTATGGCATGAATATAGCCAGAGTGTTTTCCAAACTGCTAAAAAAGCCTTAGATAAATTAGGCAAGGTGGCACTAGAAGGGGGCCTATATTTTGAGGGAGAGCGCTATCGACTCTGGCAGAATCGGGGAGTTTTAACAATTACTACCAAGGACAACCGAGGGGAGATTCTGCGGCTTCAGAATGGCAAAATTCAAGGAAAGCTCTCATCGGCGGATATCAAAGCATTCCAAAAATTTGAACAAAGCTTAGAAACAGAACTAGAACAAGCTAAGACATATAAATCACAAATCTGA
- a CDS encoding helix-turn-helix domain-containing protein: MMLRQNMSLDSVISPQLEAQSIKELERILSVKDFQAKLVGANGEKITIPEPIYQVLLQVVHAMASGKAISIIPQQQELTTQQAAEFLNVSRPYLIKLLEQGEIPHIKVGSHRRVRFDDVMNYKQQRDVKRDQLLTELTQMSQEAGFYE, translated from the coding sequence ATGATGTTAAGACAGAACATGTCTTTAGATTCTGTAATATCTCCACAACTAGAAGCTCAATCTATCAAAGAACTGGAGCGCATACTGAGCGTTAAAGATTTTCAGGCGAAGCTGGTAGGAGCTAATGGAGAAAAAATTACCATTCCTGAGCCGATTTATCAAGTGCTGCTTCAAGTTGTCCACGCAATGGCATCAGGTAAGGCTATATCTATAATTCCTCAACAACAGGAATTGACGACACAACAAGCCGCTGAGTTTCTTAATGTATCACGCCCCTACCTGATCAAGTTATTAGAACAAGGTGAAATTCCTCACATTAAGGTGGGTTCACATCGACGGGTTCGTTTTGATGATGTGATGAATTACAAACAGCAGCGAGATGTGAAACGCGATCAGCTCTTAACTGAGCTAACTCAGATGAGTCAAGAAGCAGGATTCTACGAATAG
- a CDS encoding zinc-dependent dehydrogenase encodes MKAQVFRGVNQLSYEDIPVPTLEPDEVLVQVRVVGLCQSDIKKIRYPLYEPPRIFGHETAGTIAAIGNNVKGWQVGQRVAVMHHIPCMRCAYCLNDNFSMCDVYKNISTTAGFNASGGGFADYVKVPGHIVENGGLIPIPDNISFEEASFVEPTNCCLKAVKKAQIAPGQTVLVTGAGPIGLMFIMLVKYFGAKAIATDLLPSRIEKALSIGAEAAFDARDPDLPAKISALTGGLGVDITLLAVPSEKAFFQALDSTRKGGKILFFAEFPDEVQIPINPNILYRREIDLIGSYSSSYRLQSLSADIVFNQRIDVKALISDRYPLKDLSAAVEVAIAPTPDTYKILIYP; translated from the coding sequence GTGAAAGCACAGGTATTTAGAGGCGTCAATCAACTGTCTTACGAAGATATCCCAGTTCCAACTCTGGAGCCAGATGAAGTGCTGGTACAGGTGCGGGTTGTGGGCTTGTGTCAGTCAGATATTAAAAAAATTCGTTATCCACTGTATGAACCGCCGCGCATTTTTGGACATGAAACTGCCGGCACGATCGCAGCAATAGGCAATAATGTCAAAGGTTGGCAAGTTGGACAACGGGTAGCAGTGATGCACCACATCCCCTGTATGCGTTGCGCCTACTGCCTAAATGATAATTTCTCCATGTGCGATGTTTACAAAAACATCTCCACTACCGCAGGCTTTAACGCCAGTGGTGGCGGTTTTGCTGATTATGTCAAGGTTCCCGGACATATTGTGGAAAATGGCGGGCTAATTCCCATACCGGATAATATCAGTTTTGAAGAAGCGAGTTTTGTAGAACCGACTAACTGCTGCTTGAAAGCCGTGAAAAAAGCCCAAATTGCCCCAGGACAAACTGTGTTAGTTACTGGTGCTGGGCCAATTGGGTTAATGTTCATTATGTTAGTGAAGTATTTCGGAGCAAAAGCGATCGCTACCGATTTACTACCCTCTAGAATTGAAAAAGCCTTGAGTATCGGTGCAGAAGCGGCTTTTGATGCTCGTGATCCCGATTTACCCGCCAAAATCTCTGCCCTCACAGGTGGACTGGGTGTTGATATTACCCTGCTGGCTGTTCCTAGCGAAAAAGCTTTCTTCCAAGCACTTGATAGTACTCGCAAAGGTGGCAAAATATTATTTTTCGCCGAATTCCCTGATGAAGTGCAAATTCCAATTAATCCCAATATTCTTTACCGTCGAGAAATTGACTTGATAGGCAGTTACAGCTCATCTTATCGGCTTCAGAGTTTATCAGCTGATATTGTATTTAATCAGCGAATTGATGTAAAAGCGTTGATTAGCGATCGCTATCCATTAAAAGATTTATCAGCAGCTGTCGAAGTTGCGATCGCACCCACACCGGATACTTATAAAATCTTAATTTATCCGTAA
- a CDS encoding GNAT family N-acetyltransferase, producing MTIRHATETDLPAIVAIYNAAIPSRMATADLEPVSVESRLPWFKARSPSQRPLWVIEVEGVIAGWLSFQSFYGRPAYSKTAEISIYIAPGFHRCGLGRQLLAQAISESPSLGLKTLLCFIFAHNQPSLKLFETFGFQDWGHLPKVAEIDSVERDLVIMGLRITKPVV from the coding sequence ATGACTATTCGCCATGCCACTGAAACTGACTTGCCTGCAATTGTGGCAATTTATAATGCTGCAATTCCTAGCCGCATGGCAACTGCTGATTTAGAGCCAGTATCCGTGGAAAGCCGCCTTCCTTGGTTTAAGGCGCGATCGCCTTCACAACGCCCACTTTGGGTAATCGAAGTAGAGGGAGTAATTGCTGGATGGCTGAGTTTCCAATCCTTTTATGGGCGGCCCGCCTATAGTAAGACTGCCGAAATTAGTATTTACATAGCCCCTGGCTTTCATCGATGTGGTTTGGGACGACAACTTTTAGCACAAGCAATTAGTGAAAGTCCTAGTTTGGGTTTAAAGACTCTACTATGCTTTATTTTTGCCCACAATCAACCCAGTTTAAAACTTTTTGAAACATTTGGTTTTCAAGATTGGGGACATTTACCTAAAGTTGCTGAAATTGACAGCGTTGAACGGGACTTAGTAATCATGGGACTCCGAATTACTAAACCTGTTGTTTAA